AGTCAGATAAAAGAACAAGTTTTAGAAATTTTAAGCTTTGTTGATACTTTAATGAAGGCTTTTGAGTTTGATTATGAAATGGAAATTTCAACACGCCCAGCAAAAGCAATAGGCGATGATGAAATTTGGGATATAGCTACAAAGGCTTTGAAAGAAGCTTTAGATGAACAAGGTTTAAAATACGGCATTGATGAAGGTGGTGGAGCTTTTTATGGCCCAAAAATTGATATAAAAATCACTGATGCGTTAAAAAGAAAATGGCAGTGTGGGACTATACAAGTAGATTTTAACTTACCAAGTCGTTTTAAACTTGAATACACAGATACAGATAATGAGAAAAAACAACCTGTAATGCTTCACCGTGCTATTTTAGGCTCTTTTGAAAGATTTATAGGAATTTTAGTAGAGCATTGTGCGGGTGAATTGCCATTTTTCATAGCACCAACTCAAGTAGCCATAGTGCCAATTTCGCAAAATCACCACGAGTATGCAAAAGAAATAGCAAGAAAACTTTTAGAGCTTGGCATTGATAGTGAAGTGTATAATAAAAATGAAAGCTTAAATAAAAAAATCCGCACCGCTGAAAAAGCACATGTACCTATGATACTTGTGCTAGGCGATGAAGAAGTGGCAAATCAAAGTGTGGCATTAAGAGATAGAAGAGCAAAAGAACAAAAAACAATGACATTAGATGAATTTATAACCCTAACAAAGGAGAAATTAAGTGAGGTATGCTTTTGAGTAAAGAAAAAGATGTATTGCTAAATGAAGAAATTCAAGCAGATGAGATTAGATGTATAGGTGATGATGGCAAAGTTTATGGCATTATTAGTAGTGATGAAGCACTAGATATAGCAAACAGACTAGGGCTTGATTTAGTGATGATAGCAGCTGATGCCAAACCACCAGTGTGTAAAATAATGGATTATGGAAAATTCCGTTATCAGCAAGAAAAAAAGCAAAAAGAAGCAAAGAAAAAACAAAAGGTAATTGATATAAAAGAGATTAAACTTTCTGTGAAAATCGCTCAAAATGATATTAATTACAAAGTAAAACATGCAAGCGAGTTTTTAGAACAAGGTAAACATGTAAAATTTAGAGTGTTTTTAAAAGGTCGTGAGATGAGTTCTCCTGAAGCAGGGGTAGTTTTGCTTGAAAAAATTTGGCAAATGGTAGAAGATATAGCAGATAGAGACAAAGAGCCTTTACTCGAAGGACGCTATGTAAATATGTTAGTAACTCCTAAAAAGAAAAAATAACTACAAGCCTTTTTTAAGGCTTGTATTTTTGAATTTATGTTAGAAAATCCGCAATTTTTAAAAGAACAAATCATAACTTATCTTGGCAATAAAAGATCCTTGTTAGAGTTTTTAAATCAAGGTTTTAAATTCGCACAAAATGAGCTTAAAAAAGATAAATTTAGTTTTTGTGATGTATTTAGTGGATCTGGGGTAGTTTCGCGTTTTGTGAGGCCTTATGCGAGTTTTATCATGGCAAATGATTTGGAGGATTATTCTAAAATCATTAATGAGTGTTATTTGAGCAATCAAAATGCAAAATTTTTACGAGAATTACAAAAACATTATGCTTTTTTAATTTCTGATTTAAAACTTAAAAAAGGCTTTATAAGCAAGCTTTATGCTCCAAGTGATGATGAGTGTATCCAAAAAGATGAAAGAGTTTTTTATACGCTTAAAAATGCGATGTATTTAGATTCTATGCGAGAAAAAATTTCAAGCTTGCCAAAAGAAATTCAAAAATATTTCATCGCACCGCTTATCTATGAAGCAAGCGTGCATGCAAACACAAGTGGGGTTTTTAAAGGTTTTTATAAAGATAAAAATGGAGTGGGAAAATTTGGAGGAAATGGAGCAAATGCACTAAGCCGTATAAAAGGCGATATAGCTTTAAAAATGCCTGTTTTTTCAAATTTTACTTGTAAATATGAGGTTTTTCAAAAAGATGCAAATATTTTAGCCAAAGAGCTTGATAATTTTGATGTGGCATATTTAGATCCTCCTTATAATCAGCACCCTTATGGGTCAAATTATTTTATGTTAAATTTAATTGCTAATTATAAAAAGCCAAAGGAAATTTCAAAGGTTTCTGGCATACCAAAAGACTGGAACCGCAGTGCTTTTAACAAAGAAAAAAAAGCTGAAGATGCTTTGTTTGATTTAATAAATGATTTAAAAGCTAAGATTGTATTGCTTTCTTATAATTGTGAAGGTTTTGTAAAAAAAGAAAATTTCACAAAAAGACTTCAAAGTCTTGGAAAATGCTTTGTGCTTGAGCAAAAATACAATGCCTTTAGAGCTAGTAGAAACCTTTCTAAACGCTCCATGCATATACAAGAGCAACTCTATGTATTAAAAAAACACTAATCTTGCATGTATGTGTTTAATTGCTCAAAAAGTTTTTCTTTTAAAGCAATAGGTTTGTTTATTTTTATATAAGGTATCCAATATCTTATCAAATTTAAAAGCTCATCATCATAAGCGTAAAAGGCTTTTATATAGATGTATTTTTCGTCTTCATCGATAAATTCGTATTTGCTTAAGGCGTTTTTTCTAAAGAAATATTCTTTAGCTTTTTTATCAAGTTTTAAGATAGCTTCTTTGTTTTCTTTGCTAATCCAATGGCTTTGATCTTTTTTTATTTGCTCGATGAAATTTTCTTTTGGCGTGAAAGTTTGTGTTGTGTTGGTTTTTAAATTTGTGATTTTTAAAAAAGCAAAAGTTTTTAAAGTGTCGTTTTCATCTGCTAAAAGATACCATATATGTTCTATATTGATAAGTTTATAAGGATAAACTTGGCGATGTTTTTCTTTATAATCAAAACTTATAGGATGTTTTGCGATAATAGCCGTGCTTAATTCTTCAAAAATTTGTCTATCAAGCATTTCATAATTTTGGTTTTTGACTAAAAAGGCTTTGTTGATTTTTTCATTGAGTAAATCGTTTAAAAACTCTTTATCTAAACTAGGATATAGCTTGCCTATGCCACTTAATATAGCAAAATTTTGTATGTCTTTAAAGCTTAATTTTCCTAAGGCGTATTTTTCCAAAAAATATCTACCATTTTCTTTTTTTATAGGCATAAAAGCTAGTCTTTCGTTTAAATCCCTTTGTATGGTTCGGATACTGACATTAAATTCTTGTGCTAATTCTTCTAAGCTAAAGCTTTGTGCGTTGTTAAAACATTGTAAAATGTGTGCTAAACGCGTAGAAAGCTTGTCTTTATCCATGTATAACCTTTTTTATTTTTGTTTATTTAGTAAATCTTTGATGTTTTGTTTGATTGTTTTTGGATCATTTTCATAAGTGGCTAAAAGCTCTTGAATAAGCTTTAAAAAATCATTAAAATCATCAGGATTTTCTTTTTTAAATTTAAGCACTCTATCTAGGATGATAAAAGCAGCTTCTGTTTTGTCGTTTTCTTTTTCATAAAGCTCTTTTAACTCTAAAGCAAACTTAGTGTAGGTATAAGCTTGCTTTGGTTTTGAGATGATGTTAAAGATGTTTGATTTATAACTAAAAAGCAATGAAAAAAGTTGAGGTAGTTTGTTTAGCATGGTGTGACTTTCTTTGAAAATATTAAACTTGTAAATTTAAGTGCTAGTCTAAATATTTAGACTAGCAAAATTGTTATTTTTTTGAACTTTTTGAAGAGTTAAATATTTTCTTGAAAACATTTATGACTTCTTGAAATTGCTCACTTTTTGTAAAATCAATAAAATCTTTTGCTATTTCTACGCCTTTTACAGCATATTCTTTGAGCGTTTCTATAAAAGAATTTCCTATTTTTTCATTGTAGTTTTCAATGTTATCATTGTCTTGAAAATTTGTTTCATTTTGTGATTTATATTTTAAATAAACAAATCTTTTCTCTGTAGGTGTTTTATCAATGATATATGCTAGCAATTTTTTAAGATTGTATGATTTTTGTTTTTTCTTTGTTTTATCGGTGTATCCTGCTGCATAGTATATTATATCAACATCTATTTTAGTATCATCATAAATTCTTTTTTTAATGATTTCTACATCTTTGTCTAGTTTTTCTATTAGTTCTATGCTAGGTTGATTTTTTTCATAATCAAAAGAATTTGGTATATCTGAAGCTTTATCACATTTATTAATAGCAATCAATATTCTTTTTTTGTCTTTTAATGTGGGCATAATGGTATCTTTAATTAGGTTGTAAAAAGTACCTAAATCTCTAAGATTTGCACCGTTTAAAGTGATTAAAACAAGATCAATTTCTTCGTCGCCCCTTTTTTTCAATAATTCTTCGATTTGATTTTTATATATTTTATCGTTTTCTTCACTATCTCCAAAACCAGGCGAATCATAGATTGTTAAATTGTCTAGTTTAAAATC
The genomic region above belongs to Campylobacter peloridis LMG 23910 and contains:
- a CDS encoding helix-turn-helix transcriptional regulator, with translation MDKDKLSTRLAHILQCFNNAQSFSLEELAQEFNVSIRTIQRDLNERLAFMPIKKENGRYFLEKYALGKLSFKDIQNFAILSGIGKLYPSLDKEFLNDLLNEKINKAFLVKNQNYEMLDRQIFEELSTAIIAKHPISFDYKEKHRQVYPYKLINIEHIWYLLADENDTLKTFAFLKITNLKTNTTQTFTPKENFIEQIKKDQSHWISKENKEAILKLDKKAKEYFFRKNALSKYEFIDEDEKYIYIKAFYAYDDELLNLIRYWIPYIKINKPIALKEKLFEQLNTYMQD
- a CDS encoding DNA adenine methylase, yielding MLENPQFLKEQIITYLGNKRSLLEFLNQGFKFAQNELKKDKFSFCDVFSGSGVVSRFVRPYASFIMANDLEDYSKIINECYLSNQNAKFLRELQKHYAFLISDLKLKKGFISKLYAPSDDECIQKDERVFYTLKNAMYLDSMREKISSLPKEIQKYFIAPLIYEASVHANTSGVFKGFYKDKNGVGKFGGNGANALSRIKGDIALKMPVFSNFTCKYEVFQKDANILAKELDNFDVAYLDPPYNQHPYGSNYFMLNLIANYKKPKEISKVSGIPKDWNRSAFNKEKKAEDALFDLINDLKAKIVLLSYNCEGFVKKENFTKRLQSLGKCFVLEQKYNAFRASRNLSKRSMHIQEQLYVLKKH
- the infC gene encoding translation initiation factor IF-3, with protein sequence MSKEKDVLLNEEIQADEIRCIGDDGKVYGIISSDEALDIANRLGLDLVMIAADAKPPVCKIMDYGKFRYQQEKKQKEAKKKQKVIDIKEIKLSVKIAQNDINYKVKHASEFLEQGKHVKFRVFLKGREMSSPEAGVVLLEKIWQMVEDIADRDKEPLLEGRYVNMLVTPKKKK